In a single window of the Hyalangium gracile genome:
- a CDS encoding DUF488 domain-containing protein — protein MPIKTKRWCVPAEPDDGLRVLVCRYRPRGLPKAKETWNVWLKDLGPSPELFDAFYGKGRMPITLDEYRERYTREMEAQRDTIAELASRVDKGETVTLLCSKDCILEQACHRTLLAQLIEAARQR, from the coding sequence ATGCCCATCAAGACCAAGCGCTGGTGCGTTCCCGCGGAGCCGGATGACGGCCTGCGTGTCCTGGTGTGTCGCTACAGGCCGCGGGGGCTCCCCAAGGCGAAGGAGACGTGGAACGTCTGGCTGAAGGACCTGGGGCCCAGCCCGGAGCTCTTCGACGCCTTCTATGGCAAGGGCCGGATGCCCATCACCCTGGACGAGTACCGCGAGCGCTACACCCGCGAGATGGAGGCGCAGCGCGACACGATCGCCGAGCTGGCCAGCCGCGTGGACAAGGGCGAGACGGTGACACTGCTCTGCTCGAAGGACTGCATCCTCGAGCAGGCGTGCCACCGCACCCTGCTGGCCCAGCTCATCGAGGCCGCCCGGCAGCGTTAG
- the ligD gene encoding DNA ligase D, whose amino-acid sequence MKTRRPSLQTYRAKRDFQKTSEPSPDVPLERTGSEPMFVVHKHDATRLHYDLRLEIDGALASWAIPKGPSYDPKSKRLAVQTEDHPMSYARFEGRIPDEEYGGGDSLLWDEGTYDTVPPGKAHEQREKGHLVVELHGEKLQGRWHLIRTRMNGTKSQWLCFKALDGTENPSYDVTAERPESVKSGRRETRGPVRRSALERPHVPAETLLQRVWPPMLARLSTPEEASEETHVFEVKYDGFRAIAALSGSGLSFKSRNGNDLSGRFPSVADALKRLRVSEAVIDGEVVALDKKGRSSFQLLQNQSGGELRFVAFDLLWLDGHDLRDKPLEARRELLESLLSGVKPPLQSSERIDLPLDRALKEAQRRGWEGLIAKRKGSPYVGSRSSHWLKQKVIAGQEVVIIGFLPIKNERAANEIGALLVGVKDKDGYHDVGKVGTGFDTKVRRQLRELLERIRVDAPVAVDAKKRAGAVWVQPKYVAQVHFTEWTNDGRLRHPVFQGLRTDKRPDEVVRERPATHVRGQAVKQKEAAELPRTKRAPAARGRTRKTEAAPPRKRAAAKRATSRATGTRRAPTAQAARSARLPAAEEPPMTEGRARLTHGDRVVYPKDGYTKEDVFEYYREVAPLLVPVLAHRPISVQQWPAGIQAPGFFKHDMSGKPDWLPTLHVKHVDREIDHVNVTNTDALLWLANQSALTIHMWSSRAPKLEQPEWVLFDLDPGKGTWADLITVATAMRKKLESLGLESFPKTSGKRGIHVMVPLRAGYSHERVVQFSNEVANSLAADLRDIATTERAINKRYGRLYIDAGQNGRGKTVVAPYSLRAVDGAPFSAPLKWSEVTKRLDPTRFNLKTLHKRLGAVGDLFAEGMKLKQKLP is encoded by the coding sequence GTGAAGACCCGACGACCATCGCTTCAGACCTACCGCGCCAAGCGCGACTTCCAGAAGACCTCCGAGCCGTCTCCCGACGTGCCCCTCGAGCGCACCGGCTCGGAGCCCATGTTCGTCGTGCACAAGCATGACGCCACCCGGCTGCACTATGACTTGCGGCTGGAGATCGACGGCGCCCTGGCCAGCTGGGCCATCCCCAAGGGCCCCAGCTACGACCCGAAGTCGAAGCGGCTCGCGGTGCAGACCGAGGACCACCCGATGTCCTACGCCCGCTTCGAGGGCCGCATCCCCGACGAGGAGTATGGCGGCGGAGACTCGCTGCTCTGGGACGAGGGCACCTACGACACCGTGCCGCCCGGCAAGGCCCATGAACAGCGCGAGAAGGGTCACCTGGTGGTGGAGCTCCACGGCGAGAAGCTCCAGGGCCGCTGGCACCTCATCCGCACGCGGATGAACGGCACCAAGAGCCAGTGGCTGTGCTTCAAGGCGCTGGATGGCACCGAGAATCCCTCCTACGACGTCACCGCCGAGCGCCCCGAGTCCGTGAAGTCCGGCCGCCGCGAGACGCGTGGCCCCGTGCGCAGGAGCGCGCTCGAGCGCCCCCACGTACCCGCCGAGACGCTGCTCCAGCGCGTGTGGCCGCCCATGCTCGCGCGGCTCTCCACGCCCGAGGAGGCCAGCGAGGAGACCCACGTCTTCGAGGTGAAGTACGACGGCTTCCGCGCCATCGCCGCGCTCTCCGGCAGCGGCCTCTCCTTCAAGAGCCGCAACGGCAATGATCTGTCCGGCCGCTTCCCCTCCGTCGCGGACGCGCTGAAGCGGCTGCGCGTCTCCGAGGCCGTCATCGACGGCGAGGTGGTCGCCCTGGACAAGAAGGGCCGCTCCAGCTTCCAGCTCCTCCAGAACCAGAGCGGTGGAGAGCTGCGCTTCGTCGCCTTCGATCTGCTCTGGCTGGATGGACATGATCTCCGGGACAAGCCCCTGGAGGCCCGGCGCGAGCTGCTGGAGAGCCTCCTGTCGGGCGTGAAGCCCCCGCTGCAGAGCTCCGAGCGGATCGATCTCCCGCTGGACCGCGCGCTCAAGGAGGCCCAGCGACGCGGCTGGGAGGGCCTCATCGCCAAGCGCAAGGGCTCGCCGTATGTGGGCTCGCGCTCCAGTCACTGGCTGAAGCAGAAGGTCATCGCCGGCCAGGAGGTCGTCATCATCGGCTTCCTGCCCATCAAGAACGAGCGGGCCGCAAACGAGATTGGCGCGCTGCTGGTGGGCGTGAAGGACAAGGACGGCTACCACGACGTGGGCAAGGTGGGCACGGGCTTCGACACGAAGGTCCGCCGCCAGCTGCGCGAGCTGCTCGAGCGCATCCGCGTGGATGCCCCCGTCGCGGTGGACGCGAAGAAGCGCGCGGGCGCCGTATGGGTGCAGCCCAAGTACGTGGCCCAGGTCCACTTCACCGAGTGGACGAACGACGGCCGCCTGCGCCACCCCGTGTTCCAGGGCCTGCGCACGGACAAGCGTCCGGACGAGGTGGTGCGAGAGCGCCCCGCCACCCACGTTCGCGGCCAGGCGGTGAAGCAGAAGGAGGCGGCCGAGTTGCCACGGACGAAGCGCGCCCCGGCGGCGCGTGGACGGACCCGGAAGACGGAGGCCGCGCCCCCCCGGAAGCGCGCGGCGGCGAAGCGAGCGACTTCCCGCGCCACCGGCACTCGACGAGCCCCTACCGCTCAGGCAGCCCGATCGGCGAGGCTCCCGGCAGCGGAGGAGCCGCCGATGACCGAGGGCCGCGCCCGCCTCACCCACGGAGACCGCGTGGTGTATCCGAAGGACGGGTACACCAAGGAGGACGTGTTCGAGTACTACCGCGAGGTGGCTCCGCTGCTCGTCCCGGTGCTGGCCCACCGCCCCATCTCCGTGCAGCAGTGGCCCGCCGGCATCCAGGCCCCCGGCTTCTTCAAGCACGACATGTCCGGCAAGCCCGACTGGCTGCCCACCCTCCACGTGAAGCACGTGGACCGGGAGATCGATCACGTCAACGTGACGAACACGGACGCGCTCCTGTGGCTGGCCAACCAGTCCGCGCTCACCATCCACATGTGGTCCAGCCGCGCCCCCAAGCTGGAGCAGCCGGAGTGGGTGCTGTTCGATCTGGATCCCGGCAAGGGCACCTGGGCGGACCTCATCACCGTCGCCACGGCGATGCGCAAGAAGCTGGAGTCGCTCGGGCTGGAGAGCTTCCCCAAGACGTCGGGCAAGCGGGGCATCCATGTGATGGTCCCCCTGCGCGCCGGGTACTCCCACGAGCGTGTCGTCCAGTTCTCGAACGAGGTGGCCAACTCGCTGGCCGCGGACCTGAGGGACATCGCCACCACCGAGCGCGCCATCAACAAGCGCTACGGCCGGCTCTACATCGACGCGGGCCAGAACGGGCGCGGCAAGACGGTGGTGGCACCCTACTCGCTGCGCGCCGTGGATGGAGCGCCCTTCTCCGCTCCGCTCAAGTGGAGCGAGGTGACGAAGCGCCTCGACCCGACTCGCTTCAACCTGAAGACGCTGCACAAGCGCCTGGGCGCGGTGGGAGACCTGTTCGCCGAGGGGATGAAGCTGAAGCAGAAGCTCCCGTGA
- a CDS encoding MYXO-CTERM-anchored inactivated metalloprotease, which yields MLPLRLGSLVPLVVVFVGFGAQAQPYERWRIDGQQLCHKSRTFTYALSASGQYPTAAERSAVAAAVNAWAQAASTCSDLVFEQAPDVPHGTPIAYDGKTRVSFRRVRCADVVPPTDACYNDDSCADKYDCWEYESYVISMPRITFDQNTGVIRAALLEINASAGNLTTDDGKPCVGPVAPGCVGWDVQRVMTSAIGQALGFALITRLDSTMVKRVTWGETRQRVIDPGTLQGICELFPPGQPTPECPPLESPDGGTTVDGGTVADGGAGPDAGSVTDAGTSADGGTSVDGGAGTDGGQPGGEEEPPSDEPAPARSGCSTTPAAPLLAALVLLLGARRFRGRGKV from the coding sequence ATGCTCCCTCTTCGGCTCGGCTCTCTCGTTCCTCTCGTTGTTGTCTTTGTTGGCTTCGGTGCCCAGGCCCAGCCGTATGAACGCTGGCGGATCGACGGGCAGCAGCTGTGTCACAAATCCAGGACCTTCACCTATGCCCTGAGCGCCTCCGGGCAATACCCTACCGCCGCGGAGCGGTCCGCCGTCGCGGCCGCGGTCAACGCCTGGGCTCAGGCTGCGAGCACCTGCTCGGACCTCGTGTTCGAGCAGGCTCCGGATGTGCCCCACGGGACGCCGATTGCCTATGACGGAAAGACGCGGGTGAGCTTCCGCAGGGTGAGGTGTGCGGACGTCGTCCCTCCCACGGATGCCTGTTACAACGACGACTCCTGTGCGGACAAATACGACTGCTGGGAGTACGAGTCCTATGTCATCTCCATGCCGAGAATCACCTTCGATCAGAACACGGGAGTGATTCGCGCGGCTCTGCTCGAGATCAATGCCAGTGCAGGCAATCTCACCACGGACGACGGGAAGCCCTGTGTCGGCCCCGTTGCCCCTGGCTGTGTCGGGTGGGACGTTCAACGCGTCATGACGTCGGCCATCGGTCAGGCGCTGGGGTTCGCGCTGATCACGCGCTTGGACTCCACGATGGTGAAACGCGTGACCTGGGGCGAGACCCGCCAGCGCGTCATCGACCCTGGCACGCTCCAGGGAATCTGTGAGCTCTTTCCTCCCGGGCAGCCCACGCCCGAGTGCCCTCCTCTCGAGTCCCCGGATGGAGGAACCACCGTCGATGGAGGAACCGTCGCCGATGGTGGAGCTGGCCCGGATGCCGGAAGCGTCACGGATGCGGGAACCAGCGCGGATGGCGGAACCAGCGTGGATGGCGGAGCCGGCACGGATGGAGGGCAGCCGGGAGGAGAGGAGGAACCTCCTTCCGATGAGCCAGCCCCCGCCAGGTCCGGTTGCAGCACGACCCCCGCTGCGCCTCTGCTCGCGGCGCTCGTGCTCCTTCTGGGAGCTCGGCGCTTCCGTGGACGCGGCAAGGTCTGA
- a CDS encoding class I SAM-dependent methyltransferase has protein sequence MSDDFLRVWSHYRDGGLDAAARLTPSSPESLLYLAMLAFADERYAEATAFAEDAARASPEDPLPRAAATYLARVTREGKRNVYVSAEGFAAFIRGGGNVPLYQETSAALSRCYPGRPFELLDIGVGDGLALLPALTPEVRRVTLVEPAAPLLERTTRELSTRGVGFDTFAGTLQALAAEPRMQSRRWEVAQATFSLHNLPPPERPALLAWLRAHCDALLVAEFDAPRMDEPLRPELVRHVLTRYRVGLAEYAGVDFETVAQGFLMPVMFGYVDRGATRTTFEHPISEWEGLLREAGFAQVERRLLYSYWWAPACLVVARVS, from the coding sequence ATGAGCGATGACTTCCTTCGAGTCTGGAGCCACTACCGCGACGGGGGCCTCGATGCCGCCGCTCGCCTGACGCCGTCCTCCCCGGAGAGCCTCCTCTATCTGGCGATGCTGGCCTTCGCCGATGAGCGCTATGCCGAGGCGACGGCCTTCGCGGAAGATGCGGCGCGGGCCTCTCCGGAGGATCCACTGCCCCGTGCGGCGGCGACCTACCTCGCACGGGTGACTCGGGAGGGCAAGCGCAACGTCTACGTGTCCGCGGAGGGGTTCGCGGCGTTCATCCGGGGCGGTGGCAACGTGCCGCTGTACCAGGAGACGAGCGCGGCGCTCTCCCGCTGCTATCCGGGCAGGCCGTTCGAGCTGCTCGACATCGGCGTGGGAGATGGGCTGGCGCTGCTGCCCGCGCTGACGCCCGAGGTCCGGCGGGTGACGCTGGTGGAGCCCGCGGCGCCCCTGCTCGAGCGCACCACGCGGGAGCTCTCCACCCGGGGCGTGGGCTTCGACACCTTCGCGGGGACGCTGCAGGCGCTCGCCGCCGAGCCCCGCATGCAGTCGCGCAGGTGGGAGGTGGCGCAGGCCACCTTCAGCCTCCACAACCTCCCGCCGCCTGAGAGGCCCGCGCTGCTGGCGTGGCTGCGCGCACACTGCGATGCGCTGCTGGTGGCCGAGTTCGATGCTCCGCGCATGGACGAGCCGCTGAGGCCCGAGCTCGTGCGGCATGTGCTCACCCGCTACCGCGTGGGGCTGGCCGAGTACGCGGGGGTGGACTTCGAGACGGTGGCGCAGGGCTTCCTGATGCCCGTGATGTTCGGCTACGTGGATCGCGGGGCCACCCGTACCACCTTCGAGCATCCCATCTCCGAGTGGGAGGGGCTGCTGCGCGAGGCTGGCTTCGCGCAGGTCGAGCGACGGCTGCTGTACTCCTATTGGTGGGCCCCAGCCTGCCTGGTGGTGGCTCGGGTTTCCTGA
- a CDS encoding nucleoside deaminase — protein MTRTLMNPSDRSYMERAVELALQSEREGNLPVGALLVLDGAIIAQGMSCVLRPVYDPGAHAEMRALSTADKSLWPRTRQMTCYTTLEPCAMCMGALLLHGVGRVVFGANDVEGGAGRMLPHLPPYYAGKKIFEWVGPILPDVCDPLYRRTDAGFARLPVGRDGLG, from the coding sequence ATGACCAGGACCCTCATGAACCCGAGTGACCGATCCTACATGGAGCGAGCCGTCGAGCTCGCGCTCCAGTCCGAGCGCGAGGGCAACCTGCCCGTCGGCGCGCTCCTGGTGCTGGACGGGGCCATCATCGCGCAAGGCATGAGCTGCGTGCTCCGCCCCGTCTATGACCCAGGCGCGCACGCGGAGATGCGCGCCCTGTCCACGGCGGACAAGTCCCTGTGGCCGCGCACTCGGCAGATGACCTGCTACACCACGCTGGAGCCGTGCGCCATGTGCATGGGCGCGCTGCTGCTGCATGGTGTAGGCCGGGTCGTCTTCGGCGCGAACGACGTCGAAGGCGGGGCAGGGCGGATGCTGCCCCACCTGCCGCCGTACTACGCCGGCAAGAAGATCTTCGAGTGGGTGGGTCCCATCCTGCCCGACGTGTGCGATCCTCTCTACCGACGGACGGACGCGGGCTTCGCCAGGCTCCCCGTCGGGCGTGACGGGCTGGGCTGA
- a CDS encoding ferritin-like domain-containing protein, producing MAEKSEVAKLRSLAQLDADAVGAYDAAIARVSEPLVRERLNDFRVDHVRHVQDLNALIQQFGGEPVELKPDLKGTAMKSLTAVTSMMGTEAALVAMLGNEEFTNRAYELALQFDWSPEVRSLIQKNREDEYRHVTWIRDAVRTRPWLREGATAAEGSEIQA from the coding sequence ATGGCGGAGAAGTCCGAGGTGGCGAAGCTGCGCAGCCTGGCCCAGCTGGATGCGGATGCCGTGGGGGCCTACGACGCGGCCATCGCCCGGGTGAGCGAGCCCCTGGTGCGCGAGCGGCTCAATGACTTCCGCGTGGACCACGTGCGCCACGTGCAGGACCTGAACGCTCTCATCCAGCAGTTCGGCGGCGAGCCGGTGGAGCTCAAGCCGGACCTCAAGGGCACGGCCATGAAGAGCCTGACGGCCGTCACCAGCATGATGGGCACCGAGGCCGCCCTGGTGGCCATGCTCGGCAACGAGGAGTTCACCAACCGGGCCTACGAGCTGGCCCTCCAGTTCGACTGGAGCCCCGAGGTGCGCTCGCTCATCCAGAAGAACCGCGAGGACGAGTACCGGCACGTGACGTGGATTCGCGACGCGGTGCGCACCCGCCCCTGGCTGCGCGAGGGCGCCACCGCCGCGGAAGGCTCGGAAATCCAGGCCTGA
- a CDS encoding formimidoylglutamate deiminase, whose protein sequence is MSDITVYQPDFLYRLGRFHENSSLRVGADGRILPEGPIPAGARVVRLPGRVLLPGLVNGHSHAFQRLIRGRTEYVASGSGMDDFWSWREAMYRAAESLNPEEVYVASRQAFLEMALAGITAVGEFHYLHHQSDGRPYVERNALAYEVIRAARDVGLRIVLLRVGYARAGYRVPENPRQRRFIDKDVDTYLSSVEELVREVEGQSGVSVGLAPHSVRAVPRDWLTVLAGIRGQLPVHMHVAEQPKEIEACVAEYGLRPVELLEEVGLLEPRFTAVHAVHVTEAEARMMGEVGANVCACPSTERNLGDGIVAADRLVGAGVRLCLGSDSQATVDLLDEARQLEGHLRLSRVRRAVLDPGGGAVDGLAARLFEMATVNGARSLGLPTGELAAGAPADFFTVDVNHPSLVGASPSSLLASVVFGADKAAVREVAVDGRLVVRDGQHPRTEESGRAFHALARRLYS, encoded by the coding sequence GTGAGCGACATCACCGTCTATCAGCCGGACTTCCTCTACCGGCTCGGCAGGTTCCACGAGAACAGCAGCCTGCGGGTGGGCGCGGACGGCCGCATCCTGCCGGAGGGGCCCATCCCGGCGGGAGCGCGCGTCGTGCGGCTGCCGGGGCGGGTGCTGCTGCCGGGGCTCGTCAACGGCCACTCGCACGCCTTCCAGCGCCTCATCCGCGGCCGCACGGAGTACGTGGCCTCGGGCAGCGGCATGGATGACTTCTGGAGCTGGCGCGAGGCCATGTACCGCGCCGCCGAGTCCCTCAACCCCGAGGAGGTGTACGTCGCCTCGCGGCAGGCCTTCCTGGAGATGGCGCTGGCCGGCATCACTGCGGTGGGCGAGTTCCACTACCTGCACCACCAGTCGGACGGCCGGCCCTACGTGGAGCGCAACGCGCTGGCGTACGAGGTGATTCGCGCCGCGCGGGACGTGGGGCTGCGCATCGTGCTGCTGCGCGTGGGCTACGCGCGGGCGGGCTACCGCGTGCCGGAGAACCCACGGCAGCGGCGGTTCATCGACAAGGACGTGGACACCTACCTGTCCTCGGTGGAGGAGCTCGTCCGGGAGGTGGAGGGCCAGTCCGGGGTGAGCGTGGGCCTGGCGCCGCACAGCGTGCGCGCGGTGCCGCGCGACTGGCTCACCGTGCTGGCGGGGATTCGCGGGCAGCTGCCCGTGCACATGCACGTGGCGGAGCAGCCCAAGGAGATAGAGGCCTGCGTGGCCGAGTACGGCCTGCGCCCGGTGGAGCTGCTCGAGGAGGTGGGGCTGCTGGAGCCTCGCTTCACGGCGGTGCACGCGGTGCACGTGACGGAGGCCGAGGCGCGGATGATGGGGGAGGTGGGAGCCAACGTGTGCGCCTGCCCCTCCACCGAGCGCAACCTGGGAGACGGCATCGTCGCCGCGGACAGGCTGGTGGGGGCGGGCGTGCGGCTGTGCCTGGGCTCGGACAGCCAGGCCACGGTGGATCTGCTGGACGAGGCGCGGCAGCTCGAGGGGCACCTGCGGCTGTCGCGGGTGCGGCGCGCGGTGCTGGATCCCGGCGGCGGCGCGGTGGACGGGCTGGCGGCGCGGCTGTTCGAGATGGCCACGGTGAACGGCGCGCGGAGCCTGGGGCTGCCCACGGGCGAGCTGGCGGCGGGAGCGCCCGCGGACTTCTTCACCGTGGACGTGAACCACCCGTCGCTGGTGGGCGCCAGCCCCTCCTCGCTGCTGGCCAGCGTCGTCTTCGGCGCGGACAAGGCGGCGGTGCGCGAGGTGGCGGTGGATGGACGGCTCGTGGTGCGAGACGGCCAGCACCCGCGCACGGAGGAGTCGGGCCGCGCCTTCCACGCGCTGGCGCGCAGGCTCTACTCGTGA
- the roxA gene encoding rubber dioxygenase RoxA, which yields MRLRWNRTCSISSSLVLALSVSQAAADPLPLLDMTATRAPWAAACQGKPDSTPLPLDARTLVVPGVNKPGTAVQFNAFWVDLHNPPAPFVSNLPPNPRTCGEFRASANRGRTNMEKATYFQPFGNALAYYNMYMLWGYVFRPADFDEQIIRRFGLAKAPFRNPYPMPWENPNLTNGGSGQLPLGLVQERDSNGRYTGNIASSCSGCHDSRLGTEQEASFVWGRSSDASDAGLISSDTFRSTIWGTPLLLAPIPWSVGRGSSDAIGIVDMLPALFDMDSLGLVPSLLEFFPTHAGGMSRAPNWWYRAFKTRQFWDGALTSDNVRSEMAFGIANLGRSGPERRALTAEFEDNDNFFLSLSPPPYPKTINTALAEQGAVLFHERDLWANGANADIPKTPGNGSCASCHGVYSPRYAANPAFLPDPRLKGISGVITPIETIRTDPARVQLMADERKRRAWDTSFLAYNDQAPNHGPFYDDPIMSALRRVPRSAYDNGNGPIYSPEGPNKWLPPFGYIAPPLYGAWASAPFFHNGSVPTLWEVLKPADRSRVWKRQQTPTNNLGNNAGYDMSYAAYDWNKLGWKVTPLTCGDRPANDPFIPCTHDMATIDVLFANVANLVASHNSLAYQSPPPITEKQIRSRMIFNSHLYGLGNQGHDFTQSLTDGERWAIIEYMKTL from the coding sequence ATGAGATTGAGGTGGAACCGTACGTGTTCGATTTCCAGTTCCCTGGTCCTCGCCCTGAGCGTTTCTCAGGCGGCGGCTGATCCGTTGCCGTTGCTGGACATGACAGCCACTCGCGCGCCGTGGGCGGCGGCCTGCCAGGGGAAGCCGGACTCCACGCCGCTGCCGTTGGACGCGCGCACCCTGGTGGTGCCCGGCGTCAACAAGCCTGGGACGGCGGTGCAGTTCAACGCGTTCTGGGTGGACCTGCACAACCCGCCGGCGCCGTTCGTCTCGAACCTGCCGCCGAACCCCAGGACGTGTGGCGAGTTCCGCGCGAGCGCCAACCGGGGCCGCACGAACATGGAGAAGGCCACGTACTTCCAGCCGTTCGGCAACGCGCTGGCCTACTACAACATGTACATGCTGTGGGGTTACGTCTTCCGCCCCGCGGACTTCGACGAGCAGATCATCCGGCGCTTCGGGCTCGCGAAGGCGCCGTTCCGCAATCCCTATCCGATGCCGTGGGAGAATCCCAACCTCACCAATGGCGGCAGCGGGCAGCTCCCGCTGGGCCTGGTGCAGGAGCGGGACTCGAACGGGCGCTATACGGGCAACATCGCGTCCTCCTGTTCGGGCTGTCACGACTCGCGCCTGGGCACGGAGCAGGAGGCCAGCTTCGTGTGGGGCCGCTCTAGCGACGCGTCGGATGCCGGTCTGATCTCCTCCGATACCTTCCGCTCCACGATCTGGGGGACGCCCCTGCTGCTGGCGCCCATCCCCTGGAGCGTGGGCCGTGGCTCGAGTGACGCCATCGGCATCGTGGACATGCTGCCGGCGCTCTTCGACATGGACTCGCTGGGCCTGGTGCCGAGCCTGCTCGAGTTCTTCCCCACGCACGCGGGAGGCATGTCGCGCGCGCCCAACTGGTGGTACCGCGCGTTCAAGACGCGCCAGTTCTGGGATGGCGCGCTCACCTCGGACAACGTCCGCTCGGAGATGGCGTTCGGCATCGCGAACCTCGGCCGCTCGGGGCCGGAGCGCCGCGCGCTGACCGCCGAGTTCGAGGACAACGACAACTTCTTCCTCTCGCTCTCGCCGCCCCCGTACCCCAAGACGATCAACACGGCGCTGGCCGAGCAGGGCGCGGTGCTCTTCCACGAGAGGGACCTGTGGGCGAACGGCGCCAATGCGGACATCCCGAAGACACCGGGCAACGGCTCCTGCGCGAGCTGCCATGGCGTGTACTCGCCTCGCTACGCGGCGAACCCGGCGTTCCTGCCGGACCCTCGGCTCAAGGGCATCTCGGGCGTCATCACGCCCATCGAGACCATCCGGACGGACCCGGCGCGCGTGCAGCTGATGGCGGACGAGCGCAAGCGCAGGGCCTGGGACACGTCCTTCCTGGCCTACAACGACCAGGCGCCCAACCATGGCCCCTTCTACGATGACCCGATCATGAGCGCGCTGCGCCGCGTGCCTCGCAGCGCCTACGACAACGGCAACGGGCCCATCTACTCCCCCGAGGGACCGAACAAGTGGCTGCCGCCGTTCGGCTACATCGCGCCGCCGCTCTATGGCGCCTGGGCCTCCGCGCCGTTCTTCCACAATGGCAGCGTGCCCACCCTGTGGGAGGTGCTGAAGCCGGCCGACCGCTCGCGGGTGTGGAAGCGCCAGCAGACCCCCACCAACAACCTGGGGAACAACGCCGGCTATGACATGAGCTACGCGGCGTATGACTGGAACAAGCTGGGCTGGAAGGTGACGCCGCTGACCTGCGGCGATCGCCCGGCCAACGATCCGTTCATCCCCTGCACCCACGACATGGCGACCATCGACGTGCTGTTCGCGAACGTCGCCAATCTCGTCGCCAGCCACAACTCGCTGGCCTACCAGTCGCCGCCGCCCATCACCGAGAAGCAGATCCGCTCACGGATGATCTTCAACTCGCACCTGTATGGGTTGGGCAACCAGGGGCATGACTTCACCCAGTCGCTCACGGATGGCGAGCGCTGGGCCATCATCGAGTACATGAAGACGCTCTGA
- a CDS encoding aldehyde dehydrogenase family protein: MVQSPSRPAAVPPSFDAKALVEKQRAYFETRVTLPLQWRREQLQALDRVAHKYEAEILSALKSDLSKSPEEAFLTEAGSIYGEIKNALKNLKGWMKPRKGSAPIVIQPARAYQYSEPLGVTLIIAPWNYPYQLSIAPLIGALAAGCTAVLKPSELAPATSSVLRRMLSEAFPPEIVSVVEGGVEESQALLAERWDLIFFTGGTQVGRVVAEAAARHLTPTILELGGKSPCIIDRSADLEVTARRIAWGKYVNAGQTCIAPDYVLIPPELKGRFTELVQKAVRSFYGDDTRTSGDYGRIISTRHFERISALAAHGKIAFGGERDAASRFFAPTVITDAPVTSPLMQEEIFGPLLPLVDCPSIEDAIRFVRARPKPLALYSFARDASVNERVLRETSSGGAVTNDVCVHFAAEGLPFGGVGESGLGGYHGQASFDAFSHRKSVVKRPFLLDMALRYPPYGGKLSLFKRLM; the protein is encoded by the coding sequence ATGGTCCAGAGTCCCAGTCGCCCCGCGGCCGTCCCGCCTTCGTTCGACGCGAAGGCGCTCGTCGAGAAACAGCGTGCCTACTTCGAGACCCGAGTCACGCTCCCGCTCCAGTGGCGACGGGAACAGCTCCAGGCGCTCGATCGGGTGGCCCACAAGTACGAGGCGGAGATCCTCTCCGCCCTCAAGTCGGACCTCTCGAAGAGCCCCGAGGAGGCCTTCCTCACCGAGGCGGGCAGCATCTACGGTGAGATCAAGAACGCCCTCAAGAACCTGAAGGGCTGGATGAAGCCGAGGAAGGGCTCGGCGCCGATCGTCATCCAGCCCGCGCGGGCCTACCAGTACTCGGAGCCGCTGGGGGTGACGCTCATCATCGCCCCCTGGAACTACCCCTATCAGCTGTCCATCGCGCCCCTCATCGGGGCGCTCGCCGCGGGCTGCACCGCCGTGCTCAAGCCCAGCGAGCTGGCACCCGCGACCTCCAGCGTGCTCCGCCGGATGCTCAGCGAGGCGTTTCCGCCGGAGATCGTCTCGGTGGTCGAGGGGGGCGTCGAGGAGAGCCAGGCGCTGCTCGCCGAGCGGTGGGATCTCATCTTCTTCACCGGCGGGACGCAGGTGGGCCGGGTGGTGGCCGAAGCAGCCGCCAGACACCTCACGCCCACCATCCTGGAGCTGGGGGGAAAGAGCCCCTGCATCATCGACCGGAGCGCGGACCTGGAAGTCACCGCGCGCCGCATCGCCTGGGGCAAGTACGTCAACGCCGGGCAGACGTGCATCGCGCCGGACTACGTGCTCATTCCCCCCGAGCTCAAGGGCCGCTTCACCGAGCTGGTCCAGAAGGCCGTCCGGAGCTTCTACGGCGATGACACTCGGACGAGCGGCGACTACGGCCGCATCATCAGCACCCGCCACTTCGAGCGCATCTCCGCGCTCGCGGCCCACGGGAAGATCGCCTTCGGCGGAGAGCGCGACGCGGCCAGCCGCTTCTTCGCCCCCACCGTCATCACCGATGCGCCCGTGACGAGCCCGCTGATGCAGGAGGAGATCTTCGGCCCCCTGCTCCCCCTGGTGGACTGTCCGAGCATCGAGGACGCCATCCGCTTCGTGCGCGCCCGCCCGAAGCCGCTGGCCCTCTACAGCTTCGCGCGCGACGCCTCGGTGAACGAGCGCGTCCTGCGCGAGACCTCGAGCGGCGGAGCCGTCACCAACGACGTGTGCGTCCACTTCGCCGCCGAGGGGCTGCCTTTTGGTGGCGTAGGCGAGTCCGGGCTGGGCGGCTACCACGGCCAGGCCAGCTTCGATGCCTTCAGCCACAGGAAGAGCGTGGTGAAGCGGCCCTTTCTGCTCGACATGGCGCTGCGCTACCCGCCCTATGGCGGCAAGCTCAGCCTCTTCAAGCGCCTCATGTGA